In Mycolicibacterium mucogenicum DSM 44124, the following are encoded in one genomic region:
- a CDS encoding long-chain-fatty-acid--CoA ligase produces the protein MTELSAPRFLDERVAHWAATKPDEEAITYLGRTWTWSQWNDRIRRLAGALQAWGIKRGDVVAFLDKNHPACVELTLAAASLGAANAIINFRLAADELDFVLNDCGAKVLIVGAELRPSVDAITDKLTAGEHIVSVTPEGGDGDEYEALLAGATAVDRSPDVQPDDVSIIMYSSGTTGRPKGVALTQANMIAHTINAFEGWTAEAGDKNLVAMPLFHVGGSSYVQYGLHNGVPSYMTRDADGASLAGGILNGANRTFLVPAVLAKVLESGPDAVKLFSALKTYAYGASPMPLPLLRQALTAWPETEFIQVYGLTEVCGVVSRLMPEDHRADNEERLVSAGVLIPQAEVRVVNPETLDDAPAGEQGELWFRTPTLMKEYLNRPDATAEAITADGWFRTGDIGRVDADGYIFVEDRLKDMIISGGENIYSIEVERVLAEHPAVSEVAIIGVPDEKWGESVKAVVTLEGSGDGVSDADLIAFARERLAAYKCPKTIDFVDDMPRNPTGKILKKELRKPYWDGRDRATV, from the coding sequence ATGACTGAACTGTCGGCACCCCGATTCCTCGATGAACGTGTTGCCCACTGGGCCGCGACCAAGCCAGACGAAGAAGCGATCACCTACCTCGGCCGGACCTGGACGTGGTCGCAGTGGAACGACCGGATCCGCCGCCTCGCCGGTGCGCTGCAGGCCTGGGGCATCAAACGCGGGGACGTCGTGGCGTTCCTGGACAAGAACCACCCGGCGTGTGTCGAGCTGACGCTGGCCGCGGCGTCGCTGGGCGCCGCCAACGCCATCATCAACTTCCGGCTGGCCGCCGACGAGCTGGACTTCGTGCTGAACGACTGCGGCGCAAAGGTTCTCATCGTCGGCGCCGAACTGCGGCCGTCGGTCGATGCCATCACGGACAAGCTGACGGCCGGCGAGCACATCGTCAGCGTGACCCCCGAGGGCGGCGACGGCGACGAGTACGAGGCGCTGCTCGCCGGTGCGACCGCGGTGGACCGGTCGCCCGACGTCCAGCCCGACGACGTCAGCATCATCATGTACTCCTCGGGCACGACGGGCCGCCCGAAGGGCGTCGCGCTCACGCAGGCCAACATGATCGCGCACACCATCAACGCCTTCGAGGGCTGGACGGCGGAAGCCGGTGACAAGAACCTGGTGGCGATGCCGCTGTTCCACGTCGGTGGTTCGTCCTACGTGCAGTACGGGTTGCACAACGGCGTGCCGAGCTACATGACGCGCGACGCCGACGGGGCGTCGCTCGCCGGCGGCATCCTGAACGGTGCCAACCGCACGTTCCTCGTGCCGGCGGTGCTGGCCAAGGTGCTCGAGTCCGGTCCGGACGCGGTGAAGTTGTTCAGCGCGCTGAAGACGTACGCCTACGGCGCCTCGCCGATGCCGCTGCCGCTGCTGCGCCAGGCCTTGACGGCGTGGCCCGAGACCGAGTTCATCCAGGTGTACGGCCTGACCGAGGTCTGCGGCGTCGTCAGCCGGCTGATGCCCGAGGACCACCGCGCCGACAACGAGGAGCGACTGGTCAGCGCCGGCGTGCTGATTCCACAAGCCGAGGTCCGCGTGGTGAACCCGGAGACCCTGGACGACGCGCCCGCTGGTGAACAGGGCGAATTGTGGTTCCGCACACCGACATTGATGAAGGAATACCTGAACCGGCCCGACGCGACGGCCGAGGCCATCACGGCCGACGGCTGGTTCCGCACCGGCGACATCGGCCGCGTCGACGCCGACGGCTACATCTTCGTCGAGGACCGGCTCAAGGACATGATCATCTCCGGCGGCGAGAACATCTACTCCATCGAGGTGGAGCGGGTGCTCGCCGAGCACCCGGCGGTGTCCGAGGTCGCGATCATCGGCGTGCCCGACGAGAAGTGGGGCGAGTCGGTGAAAGCCGTTGTGACGCTCGAGGGTTCGGGAGACGGGGTGTCGGACGCCGACCTCATCGCCTTCGCCCGCGAACGCCTCGCTGCCTACAAGTGTCCGAAGACCATCGACTTCGTCGACGACATGCCGCGCAACCCCACCGGGAAGATCCTCAAGAAGGAACTCCGCAAGCCGTACTGGGACGGTCGGGACCGCGCCACCGTGTGA
- a CDS encoding SDR family oxidoreductase, which produces MSKSPLQRFAESLLLAGMRPPLIERLSGHGEVDLTGKRIVLTGASSGIGEAAAAKFARLGATVVIIARRADLLDKVAARITHSGGDAIARPCDLSDMDAIDKLVTDVKAELGGVDILINNAGRSIRRPLAESLDRWHDVERTMTLNYYSPLRLIRGFAPGMIERGDGHIINVSTWGVMNESSPLFAVYNASKSALTAVSRVIETEWGASGVHSSTLFYPLVKTPMIAPTRAFDGMPGLSADEAADWMITAAKTRPVRIAPRIAVTSHALNSFVPGVVDQMMKRRRAQSIG; this is translated from the coding sequence GTGAGCAAGAGTCCACTACAGCGCTTCGCCGAGAGCCTGCTGCTCGCCGGCATGCGGCCGCCCCTGATCGAACGGTTGTCGGGCCACGGCGAGGTCGACCTGACCGGGAAACGCATCGTGCTGACGGGGGCGTCGTCGGGCATCGGGGAGGCGGCCGCCGCCAAGTTCGCGCGCCTCGGAGCGACGGTCGTCATCATCGCCCGCCGGGCCGACCTGCTGGACAAGGTGGCCGCCCGGATCACCCACAGCGGTGGCGACGCCATCGCGCGGCCGTGCGACCTGTCCGACATGGACGCCATCGACAAACTGGTCACCGACGTGAAAGCCGAACTGGGCGGCGTCGACATCCTGATCAACAACGCCGGCCGGTCGATCCGCCGCCCGCTCGCCGAGTCCCTGGACCGCTGGCACGACGTCGAACGCACCATGACGCTCAACTACTACTCGCCGCTGCGCCTCATCCGCGGCTTCGCCCCCGGCATGATCGAGCGCGGCGACGGGCACATCATCAACGTGTCCACGTGGGGTGTCATGAACGAGTCGTCGCCGCTGTTCGCGGTCTACAACGCTTCCAAATCGGCGCTGACCGCGGTGAGCCGGGTGATCGAAACCGAGTGGGGCGCAAGCGGAGTGCACTCCTCGACGCTGTTCTATCCATTGGTGAAGACGCCGATGATCGCGCCGACCCGCGCCTTCGACGGGATGCCCGGCCTGTCGGCCGACGAGGCCGCCGACTGGATGATCACGGCGGCCAAGACCCGTCCGGTGCGGATCGCGCCCCGGATCGCGGTGACGTCGCACGCGCTCAACAGTTTCGTGCCCGGCGTGGTCGACCAGATGATGAAACGCCGACGCGCGCAGTCGATCGGGTGA
- the fadD8 gene encoding fatty-acid--CoA ligase FadD8, protein MSDELLRHPLHSGHLTVGALKRNKDKPVLFLGDTTLTGGQLADRISQYIQAFEALGAGSGASSGLLSLNRPEVLMIIGASQTQGYRRTALHPLGSLDDHAYVLTDAGVTTLIIDPTEAFVERAIGLLEKVPSLKQILTIGPVPDELIGSAIDLAAEAAKYEPQPLKAADLAPDHVGGLTYTGGTTGKPKGVIGTTQSISTMTTIQLAEWEWPEHPRFLMCTPLSHAGAAFFTPTIVKGGELIVLKKFDPAEVLRVIEEQKITATMLVPSMIYALMDHPDSHTRDLSSLETVYYGASAMNPVRLAEAIRRFGPIFAQYYGQSEAPMVITYLAKGEHDEKRLTSCGRPTLFARTALLGDDGQPVKQGEVGEICVSGPLLSGGYWNLPEATADTFKDGWMHTGDLAREDEDGFWFIVDRTKDMIVTGGFNVFPREVEDVVAEHPSIAQVCVVGTPDEKWGEAVTAVVVLRPDADRSEEAIAKMTAEIQAAVKERKGSVQSPKQVVIADAVPVTALGKPDKKAVRAQFWAGSERSVG, encoded by the coding sequence ATGAGTGACGAGCTGCTGCGCCATCCCCTGCATTCCGGGCACTTGACGGTGGGCGCCCTCAAGCGCAACAAAGACAAGCCGGTCCTGTTCCTCGGCGACACCACACTGACCGGCGGCCAGCTCGCCGACCGCATCAGCCAGTACATTCAGGCCTTCGAGGCGCTCGGCGCCGGCTCGGGCGCCAGCAGCGGCCTGCTGTCCCTCAACCGGCCCGAGGTGCTGATGATCATCGGCGCCAGCCAGACCCAGGGCTACCGGCGCACCGCACTACACCCTCTCGGCTCGCTGGACGATCACGCCTACGTCCTGACCGACGCCGGCGTCACGACCCTGATCATCGACCCCACCGAGGCGTTCGTGGAACGGGCCATCGGCCTGCTCGAGAAGGTCCCGTCGCTCAAGCAGATCCTGACCATCGGCCCGGTGCCGGACGAGCTGATCGGCTCGGCCATCGACCTGGCCGCCGAAGCCGCGAAGTACGAGCCACAGCCGCTGAAGGCCGCCGACCTGGCGCCTGATCACGTCGGCGGACTGACCTACACCGGTGGCACCACCGGCAAGCCCAAGGGCGTCATCGGCACGACGCAGTCCATCAGCACCATGACGACCATCCAGCTGGCCGAATGGGAGTGGCCCGAGCATCCCCGCTTCCTGATGTGCACTCCCTTGTCGCATGCCGGCGCCGCGTTCTTCACCCCGACCATCGTCAAGGGCGGCGAGCTGATCGTGCTCAAGAAGTTCGATCCCGCCGAAGTGCTGCGGGTCATCGAAGAGCAGAAGATCACCGCGACCATGCTCGTGCCGTCGATGATCTACGCGCTGATGGACCACCCCGATTCGCACACGCGCGACCTGTCGTCGCTGGAGACCGTCTACTACGGCGCCTCCGCCATGAACCCGGTGCGCCTCGCCGAGGCCATCCGCCGGTTCGGCCCGATCTTCGCGCAGTACTACGGCCAGTCCGAGGCCCCCATGGTCATCACCTACCTGGCCAAGGGCGAGCACGACGAGAAGCGGCTGACGTCCTGCGGCCGGCCGACGCTGTTCGCGCGGACCGCGCTGCTCGGCGACGACGGCCAACCCGTCAAGCAGGGCGAGGTCGGCGAGATCTGCGTGTCCGGCCCACTGCTGTCGGGTGGCTACTGGAATCTGCCGGAGGCCACCGCCGACACGTTCAAGGACGGCTGGATGCACACCGGCGACCTGGCCCGCGAGGACGAGGACGGGTTCTGGTTCATCGTCGACCGGACCAAGGACATGATCGTCACCGGCGGCTTCAACGTCTTCCCGCGCGAGGTGGAAGACGTTGTCGCCGAACATCCTTCGATCGCTCAGGTCTGCGTCGTCGGCACCCCGGACGAGAAGTGGGGCGAGGCGGTGACGGCCGTCGTCGTGCTGCGTCCCGACGCCGACCGCTCCGAGGAGGCCATCGCGAAGATGACGGCCGAGATTCAGGCCGCGGTCAAGGAACGCAAGGGCTCGGTGCAGTCGCCGAAGCAGGTCGTCATCGCCGACGCCGTGCCGGTGACGGCCCTCGGCAAGCCCGACAAGAAGGCCGTCCGGGCGCAGTTCTGGGCCGGCTCGGAGCGCTCCGTGGGCTGA
- a CDS encoding nitroreductase family deazaflavin-dependent oxidoreductase, with protein sequence MAPDSDANLKPPWWLKPMNKVMMAVMRVVPIKGPVVLTVPGRKSGEPRSTPITPFEVDGRRYVVGGFPNADWVRNARAAATATVTQGRHHEEVRLFEVPAEEARPLLRQFPILVPTGVGFMKNAGLVTGPNPDEFEALAGRCAVFRFDPV encoded by the coding sequence ATGGCCCCGGACAGCGACGCGAATCTCAAGCCACCCTGGTGGCTCAAGCCCATGAACAAGGTGATGATGGCGGTCATGCGGGTGGTCCCGATCAAGGGCCCCGTGGTGCTGACCGTGCCCGGCCGCAAGTCCGGTGAACCGCGGTCGACGCCCATCACCCCGTTCGAGGTCGACGGCCGGCGCTACGTGGTGGGCGGGTTCCCGAACGCCGACTGGGTGCGCAACGCGCGCGCCGCCGCCACCGCGACCGTCACTCAGGGCCGGCACCACGAAGAGGTCCGGCTGTTCGAGGTGCCCGCCGAAGAGGCCCGCCCGCTGTTGCGGCAGTTCCCCATCCTGGTGCCGACGGGCGTCGGCTTCATGAAGAACGCCGGCCTCGTGACCGGGCCCAACCCCGACGAATTCGAAGCGCTCGCCGGCCGCTGCGCGGTGTTCCGGTTCGACCCCGTCTAG
- a CDS encoding VOC family protein, producing the protein MDILASRILIRPVDYAKSVAFYRDAIGLAIAREYGAGTVFYAGQSLIELAGHGRDDDGPTVPFPGALWLQVRDVYQTQAELEARGVPISRAAQQEPWGLHELHVTDPDQVTLIFVQVPDTHPLRRDTRS; encoded by the coding sequence ATGGACATCCTCGCCAGCCGCATCCTGATCCGGCCCGTCGACTACGCGAAGTCGGTGGCCTTCTACCGCGACGCCATCGGCCTGGCCATCGCCCGCGAATACGGTGCCGGCACAGTGTTTTACGCCGGGCAGTCGCTCATCGAGCTCGCCGGCCACGGCCGTGACGACGACGGCCCGACGGTGCCGTTCCCGGGGGCGCTGTGGCTGCAGGTGCGGGACGTCTACCAGACGCAGGCCGAGCTCGAGGCCCGCGGGGTGCCGATTTCCCGTGCGGCACAACAGGAGCCGTGGGGCCTGCACGAACTGCATGTCACCGACCCCGACCAGGTCACCTTGATCTTCGTCCAGGTGCCCGACACCCACCCACTACGACGCGACACCCGGAGTTAG
- a CDS encoding DUF3349 domain-containing protein: MTESNGLFENVLKWLRAGYPDGVPPKDYYPVLALLKRSLTEDEVVEAARSILRTNDGESPVTEAEIQAAIANVTNQEPSADDIHQVSARLASVGWPLATPAR; this comes from the coding sequence ATGACTGAATCCAACGGATTGTTCGAGAACGTCCTGAAGTGGCTGCGGGCGGGATACCCCGACGGCGTGCCGCCGAAGGACTACTACCCGGTGCTCGCCCTGCTCAAGCGTTCGCTCACGGAGGACGAGGTCGTCGAGGCGGCGCGGTCCATCCTGCGCACCAACGACGGCGAGAGCCCCGTCACCGAGGCCGAGATTCAGGCCGCGATCGCGAACGTCACCAACCAGGAACCCAGCGCTGACGACATCCACCAGGTGTCCGCGCGGCTGGCCTCGGTCGGCTGGCCGCTGGCGACGCCGGCTCGCTGA
- a CDS encoding amidohydrolase, which yields MASPADLVIAGNIVTVDPGRPTAEALAVTDGRIVAIGSRDDVQPWIGADTEVREVAGCVLPGFIEAHGHPLMEAVVLGGRIVDIRPVTMPNADDVVAAIHAEVAARGADGAYLNGWDPLLQQGLPELTLAWLNAAAPDTPLVIVHNSGHKAYFNSAAAAKSGLTRDTPDPHGAKYGRDADGELDGTAVETAAVFPLVTGVMSPTDYPALLLAECARLNQAGLTTCSEMAFDPMFRPVLEQMRDKLTVRLRTYEMSTAALHTDASPDNGDDMVRQAGIKIWVDGSPWVGNIDLTFPYLDTEATRTIGVVPGSCGHANYTREQLAEIVGTFFPQGWQMACHVHGDHGVDTILDVYEEALQRWPRDDHRLRLEHVGAITPAQLQRAHDLGVTCSVFVDQLHYWGDVIVDGLFGPEKGDVWMPAGSAVATGMRISLHNDPPVTPEEPLRNISVAATRTAPSGRVLAPQERLTVDQAIRAQTIDAAWQLFSDDVIGSLEVGKYADLVVLSGDPRTVPPEDVADLEVLATYLAGQQVHAKAD from the coding sequence ATGGCCAGCCCTGCCGACCTCGTCATCGCCGGAAACATCGTGACCGTCGACCCCGGCCGACCCACCGCCGAGGCGCTCGCCGTCACCGACGGCCGGATCGTGGCCATCGGATCGCGTGACGACGTGCAGCCGTGGATCGGTGCCGACACCGAGGTCCGGGAGGTCGCCGGCTGCGTACTGCCCGGTTTCATCGAGGCGCACGGCCACCCGCTGATGGAGGCCGTGGTGCTCGGTGGCCGCATCGTCGACATCCGGCCGGTGACGATGCCGAACGCCGACGACGTCGTCGCCGCGATCCATGCCGAGGTCGCCGCCCGCGGCGCCGATGGCGCCTACCTGAACGGCTGGGACCCGCTGCTGCAACAGGGGCTGCCCGAGCTGACGCTGGCCTGGCTGAACGCGGCGGCACCCGACACCCCGCTGGTGATCGTGCACAACTCGGGACACAAGGCGTACTTCAATTCGGCCGCCGCGGCGAAATCCGGCCTGACCCGCGACACCCCGGACCCGCACGGCGCCAAGTACGGCCGTGACGCCGACGGTGAGCTCGACGGCACCGCGGTGGAGACCGCCGCCGTCTTCCCGCTCGTGACGGGCGTGATGTCGCCGACCGACTACCCGGCGTTGCTGCTCGCCGAATGCGCGCGGCTGAACCAGGCCGGTCTGACGACGTGCTCGGAGATGGCGTTCGACCCGATGTTCCGGCCGGTCCTGGAGCAGATGCGCGACAAGCTCACGGTGCGGCTGCGCACCTACGAGATGTCCACCGCGGCGCTGCACACCGACGCGTCGCCCGACAACGGCGACGACATGGTCCGGCAGGCCGGCATCAAGATCTGGGTCGACGGGTCCCCGTGGGTCGGCAACATCGACCTGACGTTCCCGTACCTGGACACCGAGGCCACCCGCACCATCGGCGTCGTGCCCGGGTCATGCGGCCACGCCAACTACACCCGCGAGCAGCTCGCCGAGATCGTCGGCACCTTCTTCCCGCAGGGCTGGCAGATGGCCTGTCACGTGCACGGCGACCACGGCGTCGACACAATCCTCGATGTGTATGAAGAAGCGCTGCAACGCTGGCCGCGCGACGATCACCGGCTGCGGCTCGAGCACGTCGGCGCCATCACGCCGGCGCAGCTGCAGCGCGCCCATGATCTCGGCGTCACGTGCAGCGTGTTCGTCGACCAGCTCCACTACTGGGGCGACGTCATCGTCGACGGTCTCTTCGGCCCGGAAAAAGGCGACGTGTGGATGCCGGCCGGTTCCGCGGTCGCGACCGGCATGCGGATCTCGCTGCACAACGACCCGCCCGTGACGCCCGAGGAGCCGCTGCGCAACATCAGCGTCGCGGCCACCCGGACCGCCCCCAGCGGACGCGTGCTGGCGCCGCAGGAACGGCTGACCGTCGACCAGGCGATCCGGGCGCAGACCATCGACGCGGCCTGGCAGCTGTTCTCCGACGACGTCATCGGTTCGCTGGAAGTCGGCAAGTACGCAGACCTGGTGGTGCTGTCCGGCGATCCGCGCACGGTGCCACCGGAAGACGTCGCTGACCTGGAAGTCCTCGCGACTTACCTGGCAGGACAACAGGTTCACGCCAAAGCCGACTGA
- a CDS encoding CynX/NimT family MFS transporter yields MSAAVNGTPHARYEDELALELDGAIEITDIPASPNTRLASGVLLALAVVVTALNLRPSVTSVAPLLGEMRTALGVSSVWAGILTTLPVLCFSAAGATAPLLSKRLGLGRTVTLALLALAVGLMVRPFGDGGLMLGATLLASSGIALANVLIPVVIKSSFPARVGLMTGIYTSALQAGGAFGAAVTPAVEQSVGGWRPSLAIWAALALAALLLWVPAARRHRTDWAATAAQATRRRSLLRNPLAWTVTVYMGSQSFLAYVMMGWLPQIFIDNGMDKTSAGVMSGVMSLIGVPIALLISPLAARTTHQSLWNVGLGVLGVSGTIGLLIAPMAAPVLWSTMIGIGLSAFSLALTIIALRARNAEDTAQLSGMAQGFGYLFASTGPFLFGLLHDMSGDWHVPFVLFFTVYAVQLTAGWFAGRNRYV; encoded by the coding sequence ATGAGTGCTGCCGTGAACGGAACCCCACACGCCCGTTACGAAGATGAATTGGCACTCGAGCTCGATGGTGCCATCGAGATCACCGACATCCCGGCAAGCCCGAACACGCGTCTCGCCAGCGGGGTTCTGCTGGCCCTCGCCGTCGTCGTCACCGCGCTGAATCTGCGGCCGTCGGTCACCAGCGTCGCTCCCCTGCTCGGCGAGATGCGCACCGCACTCGGGGTGTCATCGGTCTGGGCCGGCATCCTGACCACCCTGCCCGTGCTGTGCTTCTCGGCCGCCGGCGCCACCGCGCCATTGCTGTCCAAACGACTCGGCCTGGGCCGGACCGTCACGCTCGCACTGCTGGCGCTGGCCGTCGGGCTGATGGTGCGGCCGTTCGGCGACGGCGGCCTCATGCTCGGCGCCACCCTGCTCGCCTCGTCGGGCATCGCGCTGGCGAACGTGCTGATCCCGGTGGTCATCAAGAGTTCGTTCCCCGCCCGCGTCGGCCTGATGACGGGCATCTACACCAGCGCACTGCAGGCCGGCGGCGCCTTCGGTGCCGCGGTCACCCCGGCCGTCGAACAGAGCGTCGGCGGCTGGCGTCCGTCGCTGGCCATCTGGGCGGCCCTCGCGCTGGCCGCGCTGCTGCTGTGGGTCCCCGCGGCCCGGCGCCACCGCACCGACTGGGCCGCCACCGCGGCACAGGCCACCAGACGCCGCTCGCTGTTGCGCAACCCGCTCGCATGGACCGTGACGGTCTACATGGGCAGCCAGTCGTTCCTGGCCTACGTCATGATGGGTTGGCTCCCACAGATTTTCATCGACAACGGCATGGACAAGACCAGTGCCGGCGTGATGTCCGGGGTGATGTCCCTGATCGGCGTCCCGATCGCGCTCCTGATCTCGCCGCTGGCCGCCCGCACGACACACCAGAGCCTGTGGAACGTCGGCCTCGGTGTGCTGGGTGTATCCGGCACCATCGGCCTGCTGATCGCGCCGATGGCAGCTCCGGTGCTGTGGAGCACGATGATCGGCATCGGGTTGAGCGCGTTCTCGCTGGCGCTGACCATCATCGCGCTGCGCGCCCGCAACGCCGAGGACACCGCACAGCTCTCGGGGATGGCGCAGGGCTTCGGCTACCTGTTCGCCAGCACCGGCCCGTTCCTGTTCGGGCTGCTGCACGACATGTCCGGCGACTGGCACGTCCCGTTCGTGTTGTTCTTCACCGTCTACGCGGTGCAGTTGACGGCCGGCTGGTTCGCCGGACGCAACCGCTACGTCTAG
- a CDS encoding FadR/GntR family transcriptional regulator gives MALNTARRAGLVEQVIEQLRGSVADGEWPVGHRIPNETDLVEALGVGRNTVREAVRALAHAGLFEVRQGDGTYVRATSEVSGALRRLCSDELRDVLQVRRGLEVEGARLAATNRTDDDLATLRRLLDGRDDEQRAGHHDEFVHADTEFHCAVMRASGNTMLIDLYLGLIEVITASVSVMNETPVETEFEDHHRLLDRIVAADPDGAAAAAAVLFDRLLAGLRSTREQT, from the coding sequence GTGGCGCTGAACACAGCCCGCCGGGCCGGCTTGGTCGAGCAGGTCATCGAACAGCTCCGGGGCTCGGTCGCGGACGGGGAATGGCCCGTCGGACATCGCATCCCGAACGAGACCGATCTCGTCGAAGCCCTCGGGGTCGGCCGCAACACCGTGCGCGAGGCCGTGCGGGCACTGGCACACGCCGGCTTGTTCGAGGTGCGGCAGGGCGACGGCACGTACGTCCGCGCCACCAGTGAGGTGTCAGGTGCGCTGCGCCGGCTGTGCAGCGACGAACTGCGCGATGTGCTGCAGGTGCGCCGCGGGCTGGAAGTGGAAGGCGCGCGCCTCGCCGCCACCAACCGGACCGACGACGACCTCGCCACCCTGCGCCGGCTGCTGGACGGCCGCGACGATGAGCAGCGGGCCGGTCATCACGACGAATTCGTCCACGCCGACACCGAATTCCACTGCGCCGTCATGCGCGCGTCGGGCAACACCATGCTCATCGACCTGTACCTCGGGCTCATCGAGGTCATCACCGCGAGCGTGTCCGTCATGAACGAGACGCCGGTCGAGACCGAGTTCGAGGACCATCACCGGCTGCTCGACCGCATCGTCGCCGCCGACCCGGACGGCGCGGCCGCCGCGGCAGCGGTGCTCTTCGACCGCCTGCTCGCCGGGTTGCGATCCACTCGCGAGCAGACGTAA
- the bluB gene encoding 5,6-dimethylbenzimidazole synthase — translation MSEPSYSDAERAAVYRVMSERRDMRHFTPNSTVPEEVLRRILEAAHTAPSVGLMQPWRFLRITDPAVRTAIKKLVDAERIQTGEALGPREAEFLALKVEGIGDCAELFVVALGDDRERHIFGRRTMPYMDLASVSCAIQNMWLAARAEGLGLGWVSLFDPAELAALLGMPEGADPIAVLCVGPVPEFPDRPELEIVGWTTARPLDELVYTNAWPVTGAS, via the coding sequence GTGAGCGAGCCGAGTTACTCCGACGCCGAACGCGCAGCCGTCTACCGCGTCATGTCCGAGCGTCGGGACATGCGGCACTTCACACCGAATTCCACAGTGCCCGAAGAGGTTCTGCGCCGCATCCTGGAGGCCGCGCACACGGCGCCGAGTGTCGGGCTGATGCAGCCGTGGCGTTTCCTGCGCATCACCGACCCGGCCGTCCGCACGGCGATCAAGAAGCTCGTCGATGCCGAGCGCATCCAGACCGGCGAGGCCCTCGGACCGCGCGAGGCGGAGTTCCTGGCGCTGAAGGTCGAGGGCATCGGCGACTGCGCCGAGCTCTTCGTGGTGGCCCTCGGTGACGATCGCGAACGCCACATCTTCGGCCGCCGCACCATGCCCTACATGGACCTGGCGTCGGTGTCCTGCGCCATTCAGAACATGTGGCTGGCGGCCCGCGCGGAAGGCCTTGGGCTCGGCTGGGTTTCGCTGTTCGACCCGGCCGAGCTGGCCGCCCTGCTGGGTATGCCCGAGGGTGCCGACCCGATTGCGGTGCTGTGCGTCGGCCCGGTACCGGAGTTCCCCGACCGTCCCGAACTCGAGATCGTCGGCTGGACGACGGCGCGCCCGCTCGACGAACTCGTGTACACCAACGCCTGGCCTGTCACCGGAGCGAGCTGA
- a CDS encoding 1,4-dihydroxy-2-naphthoyl-CoA synthase encodes MNADNPFDPQLWQPVTELGELTDITYHRHVRDGKPQPTVRIAFDRPEVRNAFRPHTVDELYRALDHARMSPDVGVILLTGNGPSPKDGGWAFCSGGDQRIRGRSGYQYASGETAESVDPARAGRLHILEVQRLIRFMPKPVICLVNGWAAGGGHSLHVVCDLTLASREHARFKQTDADVGSFDGGYGSAYLARQTGQKFAREIFFLGRAYDAETMHKMGAVNEVVDHKDLETVALQWATEINGKSPQAIRMLKFAFNLLDDGLVGQQIFAGEATRLAYMTDEAVEGRDAFLQKRDPDWSEFPRYF; translated from the coding sequence GTGAACGCAGACAATCCGTTTGACCCGCAGCTCTGGCAGCCGGTGACCGAGCTCGGTGAGCTCACCGACATCACCTACCACCGCCACGTGCGCGACGGTAAGCCGCAGCCGACGGTCCGGATCGCCTTCGACCGGCCCGAGGTTCGCAACGCCTTCCGGCCACACACCGTCGACGAGCTGTACCGCGCCCTCGACCACGCCCGAATGAGCCCCGACGTCGGCGTCATCCTGCTCACCGGCAACGGACCGTCGCCGAAGGACGGCGGCTGGGCCTTCTGCTCCGGTGGCGACCAGCGCATCCGCGGCCGCAGCGGTTACCAGTACGCGTCCGGCGAGACCGCCGAGTCCGTCGACCCGGCCCGCGCCGGGCGGCTGCACATCCTCGAGGTGCAGCGGCTCATCCGGTTCATGCCCAAGCCCGTGATCTGCCTCGTCAACGGCTGGGCGGCCGGCGGTGGCCACAGCCTGCACGTGGTCTGCGACCTGACCCTGGCCAGCCGCGAACATGCCCGCTTCAAGCAGACCGACGCCGACGTCGGCAGCTTCGACGGCGGCTACGGCAGCGCGTACCTGGCGCGGCAGACCGGGCAGAAATTCGCGCGCGAGATCTTCTTCCTGGGCCGCGCCTACGACGCCGAGACCATGCACAAGATGGGCGCCGTCAACGAGGTCGTGGACCACAAGGACCTGGAAACCGTTGCGCTGCAATGGGCCACCGAGATCAACGGCAAGTCGCCGCAGGCCATCCGCATGCTGAAGTTCGCGTTCAACCTGCTCGACGACGGCCTGGTGGGCCAGCAGATCTTCGCCGGCGAGGCCACCCGGCTGGCCTACATGACCGACGAAGCCGTCGAGGGCCGGGACGCGTTCCTGCAGAAGCGCGACCCGGACTGGAGCGAGTTCCCGCGCTACTTCTGA